The following coding sequences lie in one Changpingibacter yushuensis genomic window:
- a CDS encoding cadmium resistance transporter → MILTSVLHAVGLFAATNIDDIIVLSLFFARGAGQRGTTARILAGQYLGFAGILVAAVLVTIGAGAFLPSAAIPYFGLIPLGLGLWAAWQAWRGDDDDDDDEVKVAGKKVGVWTVAGVTLANGGDNIGVYTPVFLSVEPLAVVAYCIVFLALVAVLVALAKFVATRPPIAEVLERWEHILFPIVLIGLGIVILVSGGAFGL, encoded by the coding sequence ATGATCCTCACCTCGGTCTTGCATGCGGTGGGCCTGTTCGCAGCGACCAACATCGACGACATCATCGTGCTCTCCCTCTTCTTCGCGCGAGGGGCAGGCCAGCGCGGCACTACCGCCCGCATTCTGGCCGGCCAGTACCTCGGATTCGCCGGCATCCTCGTCGCCGCGGTCCTGGTGACTATCGGTGCCGGAGCATTCCTGCCCTCGGCAGCCATCCCGTACTTCGGTCTCATCCCTCTGGGCCTCGGCCTCTGGGCCGCATGGCAGGCCTGGCGCGGAGACGATGACGACGATGACGACGAGGTCAAGGTTGCCGGCAAGAAGGTCGGCGTGTGGACAGTCGCAGGCGTCACCCTTGCCAACGGCGGCGACAACATCGGCGTCTACACACCTGTCTTCCTCAGCGTGGAACCTCTCGCAGTAGTCGCCTACTGCATCGTCTTCCTCGCGCTCGTCGCGGTCCTGGTGGCCCTGGCAAAGTTCGTCGCCACCCGCCCCCCGATCGCCGAAGTGCTCGAACGCTGGGAGCACATCCTCTTCCCCATCGTTCTCATCGGCCTCGGCATCGTGATCCTCGTCAGCGGCGGAGCCTTCGGACTCTGA
- the cmtR gene encoding Cd(II)/Pb(II)-sensing metalloregulatory transcriptional regulator CmtR, whose protein sequence is MLTIASRLDVMNRLGRALADPTRSRIILTLLDHPAYPAELARDLDLTRPNVSNHLACLRDCGIVVSEPEGRRTRYEIADSHLAQALTALVDATLAVDEDAPCIDPACSLPGCDAAGVGA, encoded by the coding sequence ATGCTGACTATTGCTTCGCGTCTCGACGTGATGAACCGCCTGGGTCGTGCACTGGCCGACCCCACTCGATCCCGGATCATCTTGACCCTGCTCGACCATCCCGCTTACCCGGCGGAACTGGCCCGAGATCTGGACCTGACACGCCCGAACGTGTCCAACCACCTGGCATGCCTGCGCGATTGCGGGATCGTCGTCTCCGAGCCCGAGGGTCGTCGGACACGATATGAGATCGCCGATTCGCACCTGGCGCAGGCGCTGACGGCACTGGTCGATGCCACCCTGGCAGTGGACGAAGACGCCCCGTGCATCGATCCCGCCTGCTCGCTTCCCGGATGCGACGCAGCTGGGGTGGGCGCATGA
- a CDS encoding recombinase family protein, with protein MSPLKVGYARVSTDEQDLTAQRDGLAAFGVDPKRIYVDHGLTGRNADREGLRQALAACRDGDTFVVTKLDRLARSVRDAHQIADDLAAREVKLSIAGSVYDPTDPMGKLLFNVLAVVAEFEADLIRARTREGMKVAKAKGRLRGKSPKLTPRQEAHLVQLHAADEHTVGELAELFSVGRSTVYRALQRAERGSENALQ; from the coding sequence ATGTCCCCCTTGAAGGTCGGCTATGCCCGAGTCTCCACCGACGAGCAGGACCTGACCGCGCAGCGTGACGGACTCGCGGCGTTCGGCGTCGATCCCAAGCGCATCTACGTCGATCACGGGCTCACGGGCCGCAACGCCGACCGTGAGGGCCTGCGGCAGGCGCTGGCTGCCTGTCGGGACGGCGATACATTCGTGGTCACCAAGCTCGATCGGCTGGCGCGTTCAGTCCGTGATGCCCACCAGATCGCCGACGACCTCGCGGCGCGGGAAGTGAAGCTGAGCATCGCCGGATCGGTGTACGACCCGACCGACCCGATGGGGAAACTGTTGTTCAACGTGCTGGCGGTGGTCGCCGAGTTCGAAGCCGACCTCATCCGTGCCCGCACCCGCGAGGGGATGAAGGTCGCCAAGGCCAAGGGCCGGCTGCGCGGGAAGTCACCGAAACTCACCCCCCGGCAAGAAGCTCACCTCGTCCAGCTACATGCCGCCGACGAGCACACCGTGGGCGAGCTGGCCGAGCTGTTCAGCGTGGGCCGCTCCACGGTCTACCGCGCCCTTCAGCGCGCCGAGCGCGGGAGCGAGAACGCCTTGCAGTAG
- a CDS encoding Mu transposase C-terminal domain-containing protein translates to MDARARWRILRLHVEDQVPLARLARETDVGLRTLERWHARYRADGYAGLETASRADTGSRRLPPDLVHLIEGLALSKPRPAIATIHRKVTGICAARRWPVPSYSVVWDIVRTLDPGMVTLALEGAASYRDKHELVLRRQAELPNAMWQSDHTMLDILVVGTDGKPARPWLTTILDDCSRAVCGYTIFLGAPSAMNTALALRQAIWHKTDPAWPMCGLPDVLYVDHGSDFTSDQLAHTAVDLHIRLIHSTVARPQGRGKIERFFGTINTELLATLPGHITEGHPWPTPKLSLAALDSALEAFVATYNDRTHSELGTSPRSAWIADGWLPRMPESLEDLDRLLLTVAKTRVVRRDGIRFQGLRYVSPTLAGYVGRSVVIRYDPRDITEIRVFDHDEFVCKAVNQEHHDQKVSLKEIQAARNARRRALRAGINERIALVAAPTETPRITEAPTPAPRSALKIYKEDLR, encoded by the coding sequence GTGGACGCTCGAGCGCGGTGGCGAATCCTCAGGCTCCACGTCGAGGACCAGGTGCCCCTCGCGCGCTTAGCTCGCGAGACCGATGTAGGGCTGCGGACCCTGGAGCGCTGGCACGCCCGCTACCGCGCCGACGGCTACGCCGGACTGGAGACAGCCTCACGAGCGGACACCGGCTCCCGCCGCCTTCCGCCCGACCTCGTCCACCTGATCGAGGGCCTGGCACTGAGCAAGCCGCGGCCGGCCATCGCCACCATCCACCGCAAAGTCACCGGCATCTGCGCCGCCCGGAGATGGCCGGTCCCCTCCTACTCGGTGGTGTGGGACATCGTGCGGACCCTGGATCCCGGCATGGTCACCCTCGCCCTGGAGGGCGCAGCGTCCTACCGCGACAAGCACGAGCTGGTGCTCCGCCGGCAAGCAGAGCTGCCCAACGCGATGTGGCAATCCGATCACACCATGCTCGACATCCTGGTGGTGGGCACCGACGGCAAGCCCGCACGGCCATGGCTGACAACGATCCTCGACGACTGCTCCCGGGCGGTCTGCGGCTACACAATCTTCCTGGGCGCACCGTCGGCGATGAACACCGCCCTGGCGCTGCGCCAAGCGATCTGGCACAAGACCGACCCGGCCTGGCCGATGTGCGGCCTGCCCGACGTGCTCTACGTCGACCACGGCAGCGACTTCACCAGTGACCAGCTCGCCCACACCGCCGTCGACCTCCACATCCGACTGATCCACTCCACCGTCGCCCGACCCCAGGGACGGGGCAAGATCGAGCGGTTCTTCGGCACCATCAACACCGAGCTACTCGCCACCCTGCCCGGACACATCACCGAAGGGCACCCCTGGCCGACACCGAAACTGTCCCTGGCCGCCCTCGATAGCGCCCTGGAGGCGTTCGTGGCCACCTACAACGACCGCACGCACAGCGAGCTCGGAACCTCCCCGCGCAGCGCGTGGATCGCCGACGGCTGGCTGCCCCGAATGCCCGAGAGCCTGGAAGACCTCGACAGACTGCTGTTGACCGTCGCCAAGACCCGCGTCGTGCGCCGCGATGGCATCCGCTTCCAGGGCCTGCGCTACGTCTCCCCAACTCTGGCCGGCTACGTCGGACGCTCGGTCGTGATCCGCTACGACCCCCGCGACATCACCGAGATCCGCGTCTTCGATCACGACGAATTCGTCTGCAAGGCCGTCAACCAAGAGCACCACGACCAGAAGGTCAGCCTCAAGGAGATCCAGGCCGCGCGCAACGCCCGCCGCCGGGCGCTGCGAGCCGGCATCAACGAACGCATCGCCCTCGTGGCCGCACCTACCGAGACGCCACGGATCACCGAAGCACCGACTCCGGCGCCGAGGTCGGCGTTGAAGATCTACAAGGAGGACCTCAGGTGA
- a CDS encoding AAA family ATPase translates to MSQRFIVTKEHRRFTEFADAVRRGHTIGLCFGSAGVGKTLSARRYAHYEKAHDLLTYWGPRSDNDAKIYAALNRSRTVLYTPSVLTTPRTLKDELTQAITRTNMCIEQHLVPPGTATPEAWGWRHGRNYVELIIVDEAERLRPAALELLRDRYDRDDIALILIGMPGLEKQFSHYPQFYSRVGFAHQYRPLGQDELLFVLERHWRSLGKTLDPDDFTDAQAIAAIARITRDNFRLLERLFPQIQRVLKINELDTITNDVIEAAQSTLVIGVT, encoded by the coding sequence GTGAGCCAGCGCTTCATCGTCACCAAGGAGCACCGCCGCTTCACCGAGTTCGCCGACGCCGTGCGCCGCGGGCACACCATCGGTTTGTGCTTCGGATCAGCCGGCGTAGGAAAGACACTCTCCGCACGCCGCTACGCACACTACGAGAAGGCTCATGACCTGCTGACCTACTGGGGGCCGCGCTCCGACAACGACGCCAAGATCTACGCCGCCTTGAACCGGAGCCGCACCGTGCTCTACACCCCCAGCGTGCTGACCACCCCGCGGACCCTGAAGGACGAGCTGACCCAAGCCATCACCCGCACCAACATGTGCATCGAGCAGCACCTCGTACCTCCCGGCACGGCCACTCCCGAGGCCTGGGGATGGCGACACGGCAGGAACTACGTGGAGCTGATCATCGTCGACGAGGCCGAACGACTGCGTCCCGCCGCTCTGGAACTGCTGCGCGATCGCTACGACCGCGACGACATCGCCCTGATCCTGATCGGCATGCCCGGCCTGGAGAAGCAGTTCAGCCACTACCCCCAGTTCTACAGCCGAGTCGGCTTCGCCCACCAGTACCGGCCCCTGGGACAAGACGAACTGCTGTTCGTCCTCGAGCGACACTGGCGATCCCTCGGCAAGACCCTCGACCCCGACGACTTCACCGACGCCCAAGCCATCGCAGCCATCGCACGGATCACCCGCGACAACTTCCGGCTCCTCGAACGCCTCTTCCCCCAGATCCAGCGGGTCCTGAAGATCAACGAACTCGACACCATCACCAACGACGTCATCGAAGCCGCACAGAGCACCCTGGTCATCGGTGTCACCTGA
- a CDS encoding proline--tRNA ligase — MSSLFVRTLREDPSDAEVASHKLLVRAGYIRRAAPGIYTWLPLGLKVLRKVEAVVREEMDRSGSQEVLFPGLLPREPYEATNRWTEYGPTLFKLKDRKEADYLLAPTHEEMFTLLVKDLYSSYKDLPLSLYQIQTKYRDEARPRAGIIRAREFVMKDAYSFDIDDAGLDASYNTMRETYQRIFNRLGLPYVICSAVSGAMGGSRSEEFLFPCEIGEDTFVRSAGGYAANTEAVTTPPLPELDFSDVPAPEVVETPDATTIDALVEVFNAQRPRSVAWQASDTLKNVVVVATSPEGGRELLVIGVPGDREVDMKRVEAALSPCEVEMAGPEDLEAFPELVPGYIGPQVIGPQSDRRGDASEEDAPVLRYLLDPHVARGSAWITGANAANEHVFNLVYGRDFEADGQIEAVAVRSGDEAPDGSGALEIARGVEIGHIFQLGRKYATSLGLTVLDQNGKTQIVTMGSYGVGVSRVMAALAEVNHDDVGLIWPAAIAPAHVHVLATGKDEEVFSTAASLSAELEAEGVEVLFDDRKKVSAGVKFADYELLGVPFAIVVGRGLKNGVVEVRDRREGTSVEVPVAEALAKFHEVSGL; from the coding sequence ATGTCATCTCTCTTTGTTCGCACCCTGCGCGAGGATCCCTCGGATGCAGAGGTTGCAAGCCACAAGCTTCTGGTTCGTGCCGGATATATCCGCCGCGCCGCTCCCGGTATCTACACGTGGCTTCCTCTGGGCTTGAAGGTTCTACGGAAAGTGGAAGCCGTGGTCCGTGAGGAAATGGACCGTTCTGGTTCTCAGGAAGTACTGTTCCCTGGCCTGCTTCCACGCGAGCCGTACGAAGCGACGAACCGTTGGACCGAATACGGTCCCACCTTGTTCAAGCTGAAGGATCGCAAGGAAGCCGATTACCTGCTGGCTCCAACACACGAAGAGATGTTCACACTCCTCGTGAAGGATCTCTATTCCTCCTACAAGGATCTTCCCCTTTCCTTGTACCAGATCCAGACCAAGTATCGCGATGAGGCGCGGCCGCGCGCTGGCATCATTCGCGCTCGCGAGTTCGTCATGAAGGATGCGTATTCCTTTGATATCGACGACGCTGGTTTGGACGCCTCGTACAACACGATGCGAGAGACGTACCAGCGCATCTTCAATAGGCTTGGCCTGCCATACGTCATCTGCTCGGCGGTTTCGGGCGCCATGGGAGGTTCGCGCTCTGAGGAGTTCCTGTTCCCGTGCGAGATCGGTGAGGATACCTTTGTTAGGTCGGCTGGTGGATACGCGGCTAACACTGAGGCTGTCACCACTCCGCCACTTCCCGAGCTGGACTTCTCCGATGTGCCAGCTCCTGAGGTTGTGGAGACACCCGATGCCACCACGATTGATGCACTTGTTGAGGTGTTCAACGCTCAGCGCCCGCGCAGCGTAGCTTGGCAGGCTTCGGACACTCTGAAGAACGTTGTGGTGGTAGCAACGTCTCCGGAAGGCGGGCGTGAGCTATTGGTGATCGGAGTTCCAGGCGACCGCGAGGTCGATATGAAGCGGGTGGAAGCCGCCTTGAGCCCGTGCGAAGTTGAGATGGCTGGCCCAGAGGATCTCGAAGCCTTCCCTGAGTTGGTGCCGGGATACATTGGTCCTCAGGTCATTGGACCGCAGTCCGATCGTCGAGGGGACGCATCCGAAGAGGACGCTCCTGTGCTGCGATACCTGCTGGATCCGCACGTTGCGCGCGGTTCGGCGTGGATCACGGGCGCAAACGCTGCGAATGAGCACGTGTTCAACCTTGTGTATGGCCGGGATTTTGAAGCCGACGGTCAGATCGAGGCTGTAGCGGTGCGCTCGGGCGACGAGGCACCGGACGGATCCGGAGCTCTCGAGATCGCACGTGGCGTTGAAATCGGCCATATCTTCCAGCTCGGACGAAAGTATGCCACGTCCCTTGGTCTTACCGTTCTCGACCAGAACGGCAAGACTCAGATCGTGACGATGGGTTCGTACGGCGTGGGCGTCTCGCGCGTCATGGCGGCGCTTGCCGAGGTTAATCACGACGACGTCGGCCTCATCTGGCCAGCCGCTATCGCACCGGCCCACGTTCATGTGCTGGCCACGGGCAAAGACGAGGAAGTGTTCTCAACCGCAGCAAGCCTCAGCGCTGAACTCGAAGCCGAAGGCGTCGAGGTCCTTTTTGATGATCGCAAGAAGGTCTCCGCTGGGGTGAAGTTCGCTGACTATGAGCTGCTCGGAGTGCCTTTTGCCATCGTTGTTGGCCGTGGCTTGAAGAATGGGGTAGTCGAGGTCAGGGACCGCCGCGAGGGTACCTCGGTGGAGGTACCGGTGGCCGAAGCGTTGGCCAAGTTCCATGAGGTCTCGGGGCTCTAG
- a CDS encoding DUF4081 domain-containing GNAT family N-acetyltransferase, giving the protein MTRTERKPVSTSSRTDTSGFDIMRWPGRSATTLRRLYGIDRPKAIEFLDRDPVNSVLARANLDNAGIGAMSALGLFDNPRHSISALSWDSGNVIPLGFDDFGLDLLADSLLSRSRVCSSLVGPAQQVLGLWERLEPEWGPARDVRARQYSMVIEEPSLVEPDPLVRRATTSELSLVFPASVAMFTEEVGYDPTLYGSSYRRRAEDLVSNGLTFIKLGPDPDGVHERVIFKADVGALAGGVAQVQGVWTAPDLRGQGLATHAMAAVVAQILATLAPTVSLYVNDFNTAAVAVYRKVGFKAVEDWATILL; this is encoded by the coding sequence ATGACGCGGACGGAGCGCAAACCGGTGTCGACGTCGTCGCGTACTGACACATCTGGATTCGACATTATGCGATGGCCAGGGAGGTCTGCGACGACTCTTCGAAGGTTGTACGGAATTGATCGCCCGAAAGCGATCGAGTTCCTGGATCGTGATCCAGTCAATTCCGTGCTCGCTCGCGCCAATCTGGACAATGCGGGTATCGGCGCTATGAGTGCGCTTGGACTGTTTGACAATCCGAGGCATTCGATCAGTGCGCTCTCGTGGGATTCCGGAAACGTCATTCCCTTGGGATTTGATGATTTTGGCTTAGACTTACTCGCTGATTCGTTGCTTTCCCGATCTAGAGTGTGTTCATCGCTCGTTGGACCGGCACAACAAGTGTTGGGCCTGTGGGAGCGGCTGGAACCCGAATGGGGGCCCGCTCGCGATGTCAGAGCGCGCCAATACTCCATGGTTATTGAAGAGCCATCTTTGGTTGAGCCTGATCCGCTGGTTAGGCGCGCCACCACTTCCGAGCTTTCGCTCGTATTTCCCGCTTCAGTCGCGATGTTCACGGAGGAAGTGGGTTATGATCCCACTCTCTACGGGAGTTCATACCGGCGCCGTGCGGAGGATCTGGTCTCCAACGGGCTGACCTTCATCAAGCTTGGGCCGGATCCGGACGGCGTGCATGAACGCGTGATCTTCAAAGCAGACGTGGGCGCATTGGCTGGTGGTGTGGCACAAGTTCAAGGGGTGTGGACTGCACCGGATCTGCGCGGGCAGGGCCTCGCGACCCACGCCATGGCAGCCGTTGTGGCTCAGATTCTGGCCACCTTGGCACCAACAGTTTCGTTGTACGTCAATGACTTCAACACAGCAGCTGTGGCCGTGTACCGCAAGGTGGGGTTCAAGGCTGTGGAAGATTGGGCCACGATTCTCCTGTAA
- the ispG gene encoding flavodoxin-dependent (E)-4-hydroxy-3-methylbut-2-enyl-diphosphate synthase produces MPSVRPEPQVLARRKKTRQIHVGNIAVGGDAPISVQSMTTTKTYDIGATLQQIAELTAAGCDIVRVACPTDKDAEALPIIARQSRIPVIADIHFQPKYVFAAIEAGCGAVRVNPGNIRKFDDKIADICKAASDHGTSLRIGVNAGSLDPRILKKYGSATPEALVESAVWEASLFEECGFHDFKISVKHHDVVTMVQAYRMLAEAGDWPLHLGVTEAGPAFQGTIKSAAAFGALLAEGIGDTIRVSLSAPPVEEVKVGSKLLEFMGLRPRKLEIVSCPSCGRAQVDVWTLAESVEEGLKGITAPLRVAVMGCVVNGPGEAREADLGCASGNGKGQIFVHGKVVETVPEADIVETLLRYAKKMADEMADDADGAQTGVDVVAY; encoded by the coding sequence ATGCCGTCCGTTCGTCCTGAGCCGCAGGTCCTTGCCCGTCGCAAGAAGACCCGGCAGATCCATGTTGGAAACATCGCTGTGGGTGGAGATGCGCCCATTTCGGTGCAGTCGATGACCACCACCAAGACATATGACATCGGGGCTACCCTTCAGCAAATCGCGGAGTTGACCGCAGCTGGATGCGACATCGTGCGCGTGGCCTGCCCAACGGATAAGGACGCGGAGGCGCTGCCAATCATTGCGAGGCAGTCTCGCATTCCAGTCATTGCGGATATTCATTTCCAGCCGAAGTACGTCTTTGCGGCAATCGAAGCCGGCTGCGGCGCTGTTCGCGTGAATCCAGGCAACATCCGCAAGTTTGACGACAAGATCGCAGACATTTGCAAGGCGGCAAGTGATCACGGAACCTCGCTGCGTATTGGCGTGAACGCTGGGTCGCTTGATCCGCGCATCCTCAAGAAGTACGGTTCAGCAACTCCCGAAGCCCTCGTTGAATCGGCAGTCTGGGAAGCCTCACTGTTTGAAGAGTGCGGATTCCACGATTTCAAGATCTCCGTTAAGCACCATGACGTTGTGACGATGGTTCAGGCTTATCGCATGTTGGCTGAAGCTGGCGATTGGCCACTCCACCTTGGCGTGACTGAAGCTGGCCCCGCCTTCCAAGGCACCATTAAGTCCGCAGCGGCGTTTGGCGCACTGTTGGCCGAAGGTATCGGCGATACGATCCGCGTCTCACTTTCCGCGCCTCCTGTGGAAGAGGTCAAGGTTGGTTCCAAGCTCCTAGAGTTCATGGGCCTGCGTCCCCGCAAGCTGGAAATCGTCTCATGCCCCTCCTGTGGCCGCGCTCAAGTTGACGTGTGGACTCTGGCGGAGAGTGTTGAGGAAGGTCTCAAGGGCATTACCGCACCGCTGCGCGTAGCCGTCATGGGCTGTGTTGTTAATGGTCCGGGGGAGGCGCGTGAGGCTGATCTAGGATGCGCTTCTGGAAACGGAAAGGGCCAAATCTTCGTCCACGGCAAGGTTGTCGAAACCGTACCTGAAGCAGACATCGTTGAGACCCTTCTTCGCTACGCGAAGAAGATGGCTGATGAGATGGCTGATGACGCGGACGGAGCGCAAACCGGTGTCGACGTCGTCGCGTACTGA
- a CDS encoding M50 family metallopeptidase: MALLGILFLIVGLLVSVGLHELGHLIPAKRFGAKVSHYFIGFGPTLWSTYKNGTEYGIKAIPLGGFVRISGMLSPGRASRRTVGSDGKPTMAEEARQQSAAELEEGEESQAFWRLSVPKRIVVMFSGPFVNLLLAALCMAVVMCGIGSGVASNQLSAVQACVTTSSECTDSDPVSPASAAGLQAGDEIVSWGGVAVSDWADIQREIADGGTESAPVVVVRDGEELTLTVQPVETERPQYDSDGNAVTDDDGNAVTASVPYVGISPAYALERQSITSVPGSVWSLATGTAAVVARLPMELWNTGVDLVTGADRSTSGVIGIVGVADVAGSITSVQSDQYTLVARIGDLLMLIGSLNMSLFIFNLIPLLPLDGGHILGALYEGVRRQFAKLRGRPDPGPVDMARALPLSYAVAVFFVLMTVFLVVADIVSPVI, from the coding sequence ATGGCCCTGCTAGGGATTCTTTTTCTCATCGTCGGGCTGCTGGTCTCGGTTGGACTACACGAACTCGGCCACCTCATTCCGGCAAAGAGATTTGGCGCGAAAGTCTCGCATTACTTCATCGGATTCGGCCCCACATTGTGGTCAACCTACAAGAACGGCACCGAGTACGGCATCAAGGCCATTCCTTTGGGCGGATTCGTGCGAATCTCGGGAATGCTTTCTCCTGGGCGGGCCAGCCGTCGCACCGTTGGCAGTGATGGAAAGCCAACGATGGCGGAGGAAGCCCGCCAGCAGAGCGCTGCGGAGCTGGAAGAAGGCGAGGAGTCCCAGGCATTCTGGAGGCTTTCTGTACCCAAGCGCATCGTGGTGATGTTTTCCGGGCCCTTCGTCAATCTCCTTCTCGCCGCCTTGTGCATGGCAGTGGTTATGTGCGGAATTGGTTCCGGAGTCGCGTCTAATCAGCTCTCCGCGGTTCAAGCGTGCGTCACTACTTCTTCGGAGTGCACGGATTCGGATCCGGTATCGCCTGCCTCGGCCGCAGGTCTGCAGGCTGGAGACGAGATTGTTTCCTGGGGTGGAGTTGCCGTTTCCGATTGGGCCGATATTCAGCGTGAGATCGCGGATGGCGGTACGGAATCAGCGCCCGTCGTGGTCGTTCGTGACGGTGAGGAACTCACGCTGACGGTCCAACCAGTTGAGACCGAACGCCCACAATACGATTCTGACGGAAATGCTGTGACCGACGACGACGGCAACGCGGTTACGGCCTCGGTGCCTTACGTTGGGATCTCACCGGCCTACGCATTGGAGCGTCAGAGCATCACCAGTGTTCCGGGCTCGGTGTGGAGTTTGGCCACTGGCACTGCCGCAGTGGTGGCGCGTTTGCCTATGGAGTTGTGGAACACTGGCGTGGACCTCGTAACGGGCGCTGATCGCTCGACTTCGGGAGTGATTGGGATCGTGGGGGTTGCGGACGTCGCGGGATCGATCACGTCTGTCCAATCCGATCAATACACGTTGGTGGCGCGCATCGGTGATCTCCTCATGCTCATTGGCTCCCTGAACATGAGCCTCTTCATCTTCAACCTCATCCCGTTGCTTCCCCTTGACGGAGGCCACATCCTTGGCGCGCTCTATGAAGGTGTGCGGAGGCAGTTTGCAAAGCTGCGCGGCAGGCCGGATCCAGGACCCGTGGACATGGCGCGGGCACTGCCGCTGAGCTACGCGGTGGCGGTCTTCTTCGTTCTCATGACAGTGTTCCTTGTTGTAGCCGACATCGTCAGCCCGGTTATCTAG
- the dxr gene encoding 1-deoxy-D-xylulose-5-phosphate reductoisomerase produces the protein MTATRRPRGVVILGSTGSIGTQALDVISRNEEDFVVLGLGAGGAQVALLAEQAARFHVPAVGVASERARGELDQALKSVGHRGASIFAGPNAMADLASQWNEYGREALVSVGLNQPIADDVVVLNGITGSVGLVPTLAALRSGALLALANKESLVVGGGLIADAMTRPGQIVPVDSEHSAIAQALRSGVHHRGLTSSLQDGASEVRRIILTASGGPFRGKHRRELGSVTPQQALNHPTWAMGPVVTINSSTLMNKGLELIEAAYLFDVPPVDIIPVVHPQSVVHSMVEFRDGATVAQASPPDMRLPIALGLSWPERLSDVSVPNSWASPVNWTFEPLDLETFPAVSLARHSVATSALHPAVMNAANEECVAAFLNGQIGYLDIVDTVEEVLGEFTAPQSTLDLETVLGTEDWARHRAHDVMTRRAR, from the coding sequence ATGACAGCCACACGGCGGCCGCGCGGGGTCGTCATATTGGGTTCCACTGGTTCCATTGGAACCCAGGCACTTGATGTCATCTCCCGCAATGAAGAGGATTTCGTTGTGCTTGGCTTGGGTGCCGGCGGCGCTCAGGTTGCCCTCCTCGCAGAGCAAGCAGCACGGTTCCATGTTCCGGCTGTGGGCGTCGCCTCCGAGCGCGCACGGGGAGAGCTTGATCAGGCACTGAAGTCGGTTGGTCATCGCGGCGCCAGTATCTTTGCTGGCCCAAACGCCATGGCAGATCTCGCCTCCCAGTGGAATGAATATGGGCGCGAGGCCCTTGTTTCTGTTGGTTTGAACCAACCCATTGCCGACGACGTCGTCGTCCTCAACGGAATCACTGGTTCCGTTGGTCTGGTTCCAACCCTCGCTGCGCTTCGTAGTGGGGCGTTGCTGGCACTGGCAAATAAGGAGTCGCTCGTGGTGGGCGGGGGGCTTATTGCCGATGCAATGACACGCCCAGGCCAGATTGTCCCGGTAGATTCGGAGCATTCAGCCATTGCTCAGGCGCTGCGTTCTGGGGTTCACCACCGTGGTTTGACCTCCTCACTTCAGGATGGAGCGAGTGAGGTTCGGCGCATCATCCTGACGGCGTCCGGCGGCCCTTTCCGGGGCAAACACCGTCGCGAGCTCGGTTCGGTTACTCCACAGCAGGCTCTCAATCACCCAACCTGGGCGATGGGCCCCGTTGTCACAATCAACTCATCAACCCTGATGAACAAGGGCCTCGAGCTTATTGAGGCGGCCTACTTGTTTGATGTGCCTCCGGTAGACATCATCCCGGTGGTGCATCCCCAATCTGTTGTTCATTCGATGGTTGAGTTTCGCGATGGTGCCACGGTTGCCCAAGCTTCGCCGCCGGATATGCGGTTGCCGATCGCTCTGGGGTTGTCTTGGCCTGAGCGCCTTTCGGATGTCAGTGTTCCCAACAGTTGGGCAAGCCCAGTGAACTGGACATTTGAGCCTCTGGATCTGGAGACGTTCCCGGCAGTATCTTTGGCACGGCATTCGGTGGCCACATCGGCGCTGCACCCCGCGGTTATGAATGCGGCGAATGAGGAATGCGTTGCCGCCTTTCTCAATGGGCAGATTGGCTACCTTGATATTGTCGATACGGTAGAAGAGGTTCTGGGAGAATTCACAGCTCCCCAGTCCACCCTTGATCTTGAAACAGTGCTGGGCACTGAGGATTGGGCGCGTCATCGCGCGCATGATGTGATGACAAGGCGCGCACGCTAG